In Brevundimonas subvibrioides, a genomic segment contains:
- a CDS encoding DUF1902 domain-containing protein, whose translation MNRVIVVKAAFDVEAGVWIIESSDVHGLRIEAPTLEALVERIPVAIQDLLGTDPSDAALMDTPVEVIAHAGTRVRLSLAA comes from the coding sequence ATGAACCGGGTGATCGTCGTGAAGGCTGCATTCGACGTCGAGGCGGGCGTATGGATCATCGAATCCAGCGACGTTCACGGCCTTCGCATAGAGGCGCCGACGCTGGAGGCACTGGTCGAGCGCATCCCGGTCGCCATTCAGGATCTGTTGGGCACGGACCCGTCAGACGCGGCACTCATGGATACGCCTGTCGAGGTCATCGCCCATGCGGGAACACGGGTCAGGCTGAGCCTGGCCGCGTGA
- a CDS encoding type II toxin-antitoxin system HicA family toxin has translation MSGYTREVKAILLQNGCRLVRQGRGDHEVWESPLNGERFTVDGDIRSRHTANGTLKDAGLPKAF, from the coding sequence GTGAGCGGCTACACCCGCGAGGTGAAGGCCATCCTGCTCCAGAACGGCTGTCGATTGGTCCGTCAGGGTCGTGGTGACCACGAGGTCTGGGAAAGTCCGCTCAACGGCGAGCGTTTCACGGTCGACGGCGATATCCGCTCGCGCCATACCGCCAACGGAACCCTCAAGGACGCCGGTCTGCCCAAGGCGTTCTGA
- a CDS encoding enoyl-CoA hydratase-related protein: protein MTDTYANLLIERHADGYAVVTLNRPEALNALNAALFADLAAFLDAVEHDDTVRCLILTGSGEKAFAAGADIKEMADQSYARMYTGNYFALGHDRITRFRKPIIAAVNGFALGGGCELAMLCDFIVASDRAKFGQPEINLGVAPGIGGSQRLTRLVGKAKAMDMVLTARMMDAAEAERAGLASRVVPHETLMDEVRKIAAKIASQSPLAVMANKEMVNAALETTLTQGVQFERRLFHSLFAFEDQKEGMAAFVEKRKPVFRGN from the coding sequence ATGACCGACACCTATGCGAACCTGCTGATCGAGCGGCACGCCGACGGCTATGCAGTGGTCACCCTGAACCGGCCCGAGGCGCTGAACGCGCTGAACGCGGCCCTGTTCGCCGATCTGGCGGCCTTTCTCGACGCGGTCGAGCATGACGACACGGTCCGCTGCCTGATCCTGACCGGATCGGGGGAAAAGGCCTTCGCCGCCGGGGCCGACATCAAGGAGATGGCGGACCAGTCCTATGCCCGGATGTATACGGGCAATTATTTCGCCCTGGGCCACGACCGGATCACCCGGTTCAGGAAGCCGATCATCGCCGCCGTCAACGGCTTTGCCCTGGGCGGCGGGTGCGAGCTGGCCATGCTGTGCGACTTCATCGTGGCCTCGGACCGGGCGAAGTTCGGCCAGCCGGAGATCAATCTGGGCGTCGCCCCCGGCATCGGCGGGTCCCAGCGGCTGACCCGTCTGGTCGGCAAGGCCAAGGCCATGGACATGGTCCTGACCGCGCGGATGATGGATGCGGCCGAGGCGGAGCGTGCCGGCCTGGCCTCGCGGGTGGTCCCGCACGAGACCCTGATGGACGAAGTGCGCAAGATCGCCGCGAAGATCGCCTCCCAGAGTCCCCTCGCCGTCATGGCCAACAAGGAGATGGTCAATGCGGCGCTGGAGACGACCCTGACGCAGGGGGTCCAGTTCGAACGCCGCCTGTTCCACAGCCTGTTCGCCTTCGAGGACCAGAAGGAAGGCATGGCCGCCTTCGTCGAGAAGCGAAAGCCGGTGTTCAGGGGGAATTGA